In Trifolium pratense cultivar HEN17-A07 linkage group LG7, ARS_RC_1.1, whole genome shotgun sequence, a genomic segment contains:
- the LOC123899114 gene encoding glycosyltransferase BC10-like produces MAARTVKRRHVSTRLGCKLLILFTVSIFCVVVLVAAALFSVNSNSISNKPPIRISRAAVFHGPPKIAFLFLVRRNIPLDFLWGAFFQNGDVSNFSIYVHSAPGFVLDESNSRSHFFYGRQLSNSIQVLWGESSMIQAERLLLSAALEDPANQRFVLLSDRCVPLYNFSHVYNYIMVSPRSFVDSFLDVKEGRYNPKMSPKIPREKWRKGSQWFTLVRNHAEVIVDDDVIFSVFKRYCKRRPPIDTRKGKLNLKLQKQHNCIPDEHYVQTLLALHGLEGELERRTVTFTLWNQSTTKTDNKGWHPMTFSYANADPRRIKEIKDINHVYYETEHRTEWCRTNSTFVPCFLFARKFSQGAAMRLLGDGIIDHFEVSALLGNTP; encoded by the exons ATGGCGGCAAGAACAGTGAAACGACGCCACGTGTCAACTAGGTTGGGTTGCAAGCTTCTGATTCTCTTCACCGTTTCAATCTTCTGCGTCGTCGTTTTAGTTGCAGCAGCTCTCTTCTCCGTTAACTCCAATTCCATTTCTAACAAACCCCCAATTCGAATTTCACGCGCCGCCGTATTCCACGGCCCTCCCAAAATCGCCTTTTTATTCCTCGTCCGCCGTAATATCCCCCTCGATTTTCTCTGGGGTGCTTTCTTCCAG aaTGGTGATGTTTCGAATTTTTCGATTTATGTTCATTCGGCTCCTGGGTTTGTGTTGGATGAGTCAAACAGTAGGTCTCATTTCTTCTACGGTCGTCAACTTAGCAATAGCATTCAG gttttatggGGAGAATCAAGTATGATTCAGGCTGAAAGGCTGTTACTGTCAGCGGCTTTGGAAGACCCTGCAAATCAAAGATTTGTTCTTCTCTCAGATAG ATGTGTTCCTCTGTACAACTTTTCCCATGTGTACAATTATATCATGGTTTCTCCAAGGAGTTTCGTGGACAG CTTTCTTGATGTGAAAGAGGGTCGTTACAACCCAAAAATGTCACCTAAAATACCAAGGGAAAAATGGCGTAAAGGGTCCCAG TGGTTCACCTTAGTTCGTAACCATGCAgaagtgattgttgatgacgaTGTTATCTTCTCTGTCTTTAAGAGATATTGTAAG AGGCGTCCACCAATTGATACCAGAAAGGGAAAGCTGAATCTT AAACTTCAGAAGCAACACAACTGTATTCCAGATGAGCACTATGTGCAGACATTACTTGCA CTGCATGGCCTTGAAGGTGAACTTGAACGCAGAACAGTGACCTTCACTTTGTGGAACCAGTCCACAACAAAAACGGATAATAAAGGCTGGCATCCAATGACTTTCAGCTATGCAAATGCTGACCCTCGAAGGATAAAGGAAATAAAG GACATCAACCATGTTTATTATGAGACGGAGCACCGGACAGAATGGTGTCGCACCAATTCAACCTTCGTTCCGTGTTTTCTATTTGCTAGGAAGTTTTCTCAGGGAGCAGCTATGCGCTTGTTGGGCGACGGAATTATTGACCACTTTGAAGTTTCTGCATTGCTAGGCAATACTCCATGA
- the LOC123899115 gene encoding uncharacterized protein LOC123899115 has protein sequence MNRRQQRAFKLLFWFMGICLTCYLAGPPLFWALNDTLSSVSSSCPPCHCDCSLQPLLSIPEGLSNNSILDCMRQDPEVSEEAGKSFTDLLSEELKQKEAEAEEKQRYADILLLESKKIASQYQKEADKCNSGMETCEGARERAETALQNQMKETALWELRARQRGWKPSAKKALDNF, from the exons ATGAATAGGAGGCAGCAAAGGGCATTCAAATTGTTGTTTTGGTTTATGGGAATCTGTCTTACATGTTATCTTGCAGGACCACCTTTGTTTTGGGCACTCAACGACACTCTTAgttctgtttcttcttcttgtcCTCCTTGTCATTGTGATTGTTCTCTTCAACCCCTTCTTTCAATCCCAGAag GATTGAGCAACAATTCTATTTTAG ATTGCATGAGGCAAGATCCAGAGGTGAGTGAAGAAGCTGGGAAGAGTTTCACAGATCTTTTATCAGAAGAATTAAAGCAAAAGGAAGCTGAAGCTGAGGAAAAACAAAGATATGCTGATATATTACTTTTAGAGTCTAAGAAAATAGCATCACAGTATCAAAAGGAAGCTGATAAATGCAATTCAGGGATGGAGACATGTGAAGGAGCTAGGGAAAGAGCTGAAACAGCACTTCAAAATCAGATGAAAGAAACTGCTTTGTGGGAACTTAGAGCTCGCCAAAGAGGATGGAAACCTTCAGCAAAGAAAGCTCTAGACAATTTTTAA
- the LOC123900070 gene encoding pentatricopeptide repeat-containing protein At4g04370 translates to MLTYKPKPHSLPSLSVQKRWMLSLPPPPPPHSSSSSAPATTNSYNAIINRHSTQGAHRQVLITFTSMLNAQVPSDAYTFPSLLKACSSLNLFHLGISFHQRIIINGLSTDSYIASSLISFYVKFGYSNIARKVFDFMPQKNVVPWTTVIGCYSRMGNVHEAFSLFHQMRYGGIQPSSVTLLSLLFGVSELSYVQCLHGCAIFYGFMSDLNLSNSLLNVYGKCGSIEDCRKLFDFMDHRDVVSWNSLLSTYAQIGNLCEILLLFKTMKVRGFEPGLQTFGSVLSVAVSRGDMRLGRLVHGQILRAGFDLDAHAETSLIVMYLKGGNIDVAFRMFERSLDKDVVLWTAMISGLVQNENADKALLVFHQMLKFGMKPSTETMASVITACAQMGSYNLGRSIHGYIIRQELSLDTAAHNALVSMYAKCGHLDQSSIVFDKMSKRDLVSWNAIVAGYAQIGSVYKAFSLFNEMRSCHQTPDSITTVSLLQGCASAGQLHPGKWIHGFVIRNGLRPCILVDTSLVDMYCKCGDLDTAQRCFNQMPSQDLVSWSAIISGYGYHGKGETALRLYSRFLESRIKPNHVIFLSVLSSCSHNGLIDQGLNIYESMTRDFGIAPNLEHHACVVDLLCRAGRVEEAYNLYKKVFTEPVIDVLGIILDACRANGNDELGDTIANDIIKLRPMSAGNYVQLAHCYASINKWEGVGEVWTNMRSLGLRKIPGWSFIDIHGTISTFFTDHNSHPQFLEIVNTMKILREEMNKMEEVDINFESNHTHHHYSIC, encoded by the coding sequence ATGTTAACATACAAGCCAAAACCGCATTCATTACCGAGTCTCAGTGTCCAAAAACGATGGATGCTATcactaccaccaccaccaccaccacactcttcttcttcctcagccCCAGCCACCACCAATTCATACAATGCAATCATCAACCGCCATTCAACCCAAGGTGCTCACCGTCAAGTTCTCATCACCTTCACATCAATGCTCAATGCACAAGTTCCTTCTGACGCATACACTTTCCCAAGTCTTCTCAAAGCATGTTCCTCTCTTAACCTCTTTCACCTTGGCATTTCCTTCCATCAACGTATCATCATTAATGGGTTGTCCACAGATTCCTACATTGCCTCTTCTTTGATCAGTTTCTATGTTAAATTTGGGTATTCGAATATTGCCCGCAAAGTGTTCGACTTTATGCCTCAGAAAAATGTTGTACCTTGGACTACTGTTATTGGATGTTATTCTCGTATGGGTAATGTTCATGAGgctttttctttgtttcatcAAATGCGTTATGGAGGAATTCAACCCAGTAGTGTTACTCTGTTGAGTTTGTTGTTTGGAGTTTCGGAGCTTTCTTATGTGCAGTGTTTGCATGGTTGTGCAATTTTTTATGGGTTTATGTCTGATTTGAACTTGTCAAATTCTTTGCTGAATGTGTATGGGAAATGTGGAAGTATTGAGGATTGTAggaaattgtttgattttatggATCATAGAGACGTTGTTTCATGGAATTCTTTGTTATCTACGTATGCCCAGATTGGAAATTTATGCGAAATTTTGTTACTTTTCAAGACAATGAAGGTGCGAGGTTTTGAGCCTGGTTTGCAGACTTTTGGGTCTGTGTTGTCTGTGGCTGTGTCGAGAGGTGATATGAGACTGGGAAGGTTAGTTCATGGCCAGATTTTAAGAGCTGGTTTTGACTTGGATGCACATGCTGAAACATCATTGATTGTAATGTACTTAAAAGGCGGGAACATTGATGTTGCATTTAGAATGTTTGAAAGGAGTTTAGATAAGGATGTGGTTTTGTGGACAGCAATGATTTCGGGCCTTGTGCAGAATGAAAATGCTGACAAAGCGCTTTTAGTTTTCCATCAGATGTTGAAATTTGGAATGAAGCCATCTACGGAGACTATGGCCAGTGTGATTACAGCTTGTGCACAAATGGGGTCTTATAATTTGGGGAGATCTATTCATGGTTATATAATAAGGCAAGAATTGTCTTTGGATACCGCTGCTCATAACGCTCTTGTTTCTATGTATGCAAAGTGTGGCCACTTGGATCAAAGTTCTATTGTATTTGATAAGATGAGCAAAAGGGATTTAGTTTCATGGAATGCCATAGTTGCTGGATATGCTCAAATCGGCTCTGTTTATAAGGCCTTTTCCCTTTTTAATGAAATGAGGTCTTGTCATCAAACACCTGATTCAATAACCACTGTCTCCCTCCTTCAAGGGTGTGCATCTGCGGGGCAACTACACCCTGGAAAATGGATCCACGGGTTCGTAATAAGAAATGGTCTTAGGCCGTGCATCTTGGTCGATACTTCTTTGGTAGATATGTACTGTAAATGTGGTGATCTGGATACTGCTCAAAGGTGTTTCAACCAGATGCCAAGTCAAGATTTGGTATCATGGAGTGCTATAATTTCAGGATATGGCTATCATGGTAAAGGGGAAACTGCATTAAGGTTATATTCAAGGTTTCTAGAAAGTAGGATCAAACCCAACCATGTGATTTTCCTCTCAGTTTTATCTTCTTGCAGTCATAATGGACTTATCGATCAAGGCTTGAACATATACGAATCTATGACTAGAGATTTCGGGATTGCACCAAATCTTGAACACCATGCTTGTGTGGTGGATCTCCTCTGTCGTGCGGGGAGGGTAGAGGAGGCATATAACTTGTACAAGAAAGTGTTTACAGAACCTGTAATTGATGTGTTGGGCATAATCCTTGACGCATGTCGAGCAAATGGTAATGACGAGCTTGGTGATACAATTGCCAATGATATTATCAAGCTAAGGCCTATGAGTGCTGGAAATTATGTACAACTAGCACATTGCTATGCTTCAATAAACAAGTGGGAAGGAGTGGGTGAGGTATGGACTAATATGAGATCTCTTGGCTTGAGGAAAATTCCTGGTTGGAGTTTTATTGACATACATGGAACCATCAGTACATTTTTCACAGATCACAATTCTCACCCTCAGTTTTTAGAAATAGTGAATACCATGAAAATTTTGAGAGAGGAAATGAACAAAATGGAGGAAGTGGACATTAATTTTGAAAGCAATCACACTCATCATCACTATAGCATATGCTGA
- the LOC123899545 gene encoding pyridoxal phosphate homeostasis protein-like encodes MTTSSAGGAAASLKAVLDRVHKAAERSNQNVKEIRVVAASKTKPVSALQQVYDAGHRCFGENYVQEIIDKAPQLPEDIEWHFIGNLQSNKVKPLLAGVPNLAYVESVDDEKIANLLDRAVAKIGRKPLKVFVEVNTSGETSKFGVEPALCADLVKHIVTNCPNLEFCGLMTIGMLDYSSTPENFKTLSRCRSEVCAAIGISEAQCELSMGMTSDFEQAIEMGSTTVRIGTAIFGPREYPQKEEK; translated from the exons ATGACAACGTCGTCAGCAGGTGGCGCAGCGGCGTCGCTGAAGGCGGTTCTTGATCGCGTCCATAAGGCCGCCGAGAGATCAAACCAGAACGTAAAAGAAATTCGAGTAGTGGCGGCGAGTAAGACGAAGCCAGTTTCTGCTCTCCAACAGGTGTATGATGCTGGCCATCGATGCTTCGGCGAGAATTACGTTCAAGAAATCATCGATAAAGCTCCTCAGCTTCCGGAAGATATTGAGTGGCATTTCATTGGAAATTTGCAGAGCAATAAAGTTAAGCCTCTTCTTG CTGGTGTTCCCAACCTTGCTTATGTAGAGTCTGTAGATGATGAGAAG ATAGCAAACCTACTTGATCGTGCTGTAGCTAAAATTGGCAGGAAACCATTGAAAGTTTTTGTTGAGGTGAATACAAGTGGAGAAACAT CTAAATTTGGCGTCGAACCAGCCTTGTGTGCAGACCTTGTAAAACATATTGTTACAAATTGCCCAAACCTGGAATTTTGTGGCCTAATGACAATTGGCATGTTGGATTATTCATCCACCCCAGAAAATTTTAAG ACATTATCCAGATGTAGAAGTGAAGTTTGCGCAGCAATTGGAATATCAGAAGCACAATGTGAGCTGTCAATGGGCATGACTTCAGACTTTGAGCAAGCT ATTGAGATGGGAAGTACAACTGTTAGGATCGGAACTGCCATATTTGGGCCCAGAGAGTATCCACAGAAAGAAGAGAAGTAG
- the LOC123896293 gene encoding stigma-specific STIG1-like protein 1, whose protein sequence is MALAITLSSATSSEMEEPNSSHQGTSHFFLSRKQNRVSLTCDKYPKVCLINGSAGPDCCNNKCVNFTRDMFNCGKCGKKCSFPKICCEGKCVNPRSNKKHCGKCGNKCESRGSCVYGMCSYA, encoded by the coding sequence ATGGCTTTGGCTATTACACTATCATCAGCTACATCTTCTGAAATGGAAGAACCAAACTCGTCTCATCAAGGAACAAGCCACTTCTTCCTTTCACGAAAACAAAACAGAGTATCTCTCACATGTGACAAATACCCCAAAGTTTGTCTTATCAATGGTAGCGCCGGCCCTGATTGTTGCAACAACAAATGTGTCAATTTTACAAGAGACATGTTTAATTGTGGGAAGTGTGGAAAGAAATGTAGCTTTCCAAAGATATGTTGTGAAGGTAAATGTGTGAATCCAAGGAGTAACAAGAAACATTGTGGGAAATGTGGTAACAAGTGTGAGAGTAGAGGTTCTTGTGTTTATGGGATGTGCAGCTATGCCTAG
- the LOC123896294 gene encoding uncharacterized protein LOC123896294 yields MALAITLSSATSSKMEEPTSSHQGTSNFFLSRKQNRVSLTCDKYPKVCLINGSAGPDCCNNKCVNFTRDMFNCGKCGKKCSFPKICCEGKCVNPRSNKKHCGKCGNKCESRGSCVDSKSISDQRKYHQIHTSIQQKFTVKVKEINSDKATWNFKAKVIRLWEFNLVPISDVVSGGYDTDFLVDVIGVLTGVGSEREITNQNGSSTKLNVVALEADGHKLQCTLFGPYVDELNNFLASGDHTNAVMIVQLAKAKTFQDKIHIQNCMNCTRLFFNPNCQESIILKESLPESLESPSPMTLTQITAEPGVSPLDEFLFNSPRITLQAMKDATNESVNVVCATVKRILNPECFWYTACVCNKSVIPDSNMFFCDKCNKHVLKVIPRYCMKVRVIDQTDSATFVIFDKDASSLFQMSCADMLDDIQRVAGVGGVPSQLTSLIDKTWLFKVETKPSNNPRFEQTFKVRKICTDANIIKQFKDKWDHEEASISKLNNEVGSLSTLIGKGKDVLVCGSTNILSEDSLSLNESNSKDQGKSIICDNTPIACTQDLMCKFSSTVVDLDDPSLDSFICNKDGGDIKKSDMSSKLSIAASSLEGGGKDIVVEAVDLQKSVGTTTKEEAVGKTYSGVVHKDEFVANKNIKEEKTLAGCGEMAKGMVIEGSSVGKIQQIKGMTRSDVVNLDEDIHESGSSMVIALNQIGSTDIKAIKGKKISKRISPEKQDEDDNAPIKLLKRAIKIEKIT; encoded by the exons ATGGCTTTGGCCATTACACTATCATCAGCTACATCTTCTAAAATGGAAGAACCAACCTCTTCTCATCAAGGAACAAGCAACTTCTTCCTTTCACGAAAACAAAACAGAGTATCTCTCACATGTGACAAATATCCCAAAGTTTGTCTTATCAATGGTAGCGCCGGCCCTGATTGTTGCAACAACAAATGTGTCAATTTTACCAGAGACATGTTTAATTGTGGGAAGTGTGGAAAGAAATGTAGTTTTCCAAAGATATGTTGTGAAGGTAAATGTGTGAATCCAAGGAGTAACAAGAAACATTGTGGGAAATGTGGTAACAAGTGTGAGAGTAGAGGTTCTTGT GTTGATTCAAAATCTATCTCTGACCAACGAAAATACCACCAAATACATACATCGATTCAACAAAAATTCACGGTAAAGGTGAAAG AGATTAATTCAGACAAAGCTACATGGAATTTTAAGGCAAAAGTTATCAGGCTTTGGGAA TTTAATTTAGTTCCTATTTCTGATGTTGTCAGCGGAGGTTATGACACTGATTTTTTAGTGG ATGTTATTGGTGTTTTGACTGGTGTGGGTTCTGAGCGTGAGATAACCAATCAAAATGGAAGCAGCACAAAGCTTAATGTTGTGGCCTTGGAGGCAGATGG GCATAAACTACAGTGCACTTTGTTTGGACCTTatgttgatgaacttaataattttcttgcttctggggaTCACACCAATGCTGTTATGATTGTACAACTTGCAAAGGCAAAGACTTTTCAAG ACAAGATTCATATACAAAATTGCATGAATTGCACCCGGCTGTTCTTTAACCCAAATTGTCAGGAAAGTATAATCTTGAAGGAAAG CTTGCCTGAAAGTCTAGAGAGTCCTTCTCCGATGACGCTTACCCAAATCACTGCTGAGCCGGGAGTTAGCCCACTCGATGAGTTCCTATTCAACTCACCAAGAATCACTTTGCAAGCCATGAAAGATGCTACAAAT gaatcCGTGAATGTTGTCTGTGCAACTGTCAAAAGGATCTTGAACCCTGAATGCTTCTGGTACACTGCTTGTGTTTGTAACAAATCTGTTATTCCAGattcaaacatgtttttttgcGACAAATGCAATAAGCATGTGTTGAAGGTGATACCTAG GTATTGCATGAAGGTTAGGGTTATTGATCAGACGGATTCTGCCACATTTGTGATATTTGACAAAGATGCAAGCTCTTTGTTCCAAATGAGCTGTGCTGATATGTTAGATGACATCCAAAGG GTTGCTGGTGTTGGAGGGGTGCCATCTCAATTAACTAGCCTGATTGATAAGACTTGGTTGTTTAAAGTGGAGACTAAACCTTCAAATAATCCCAGATTTGAACAGACATTTAAAGTCAGAAAGATCTGCACCGATGCTAACATAATCAAGCAATTTAAAGACAAGTGGGATCATGAGGAAGCTTCAATTAGCAAGCTAAACAAT GAGGTTGGTTCCTTGAGTACTTTGATTGGCAAAGGGAAGGATGTATTAGTTTGTGGTTCTACTAATATCTTATCTGAG GATTCACTGTCATTGAATGAAAGTAACTCCAAGGACCAAGGAAAGTCAATTATTTGTGATAATACTCCTATTGCATGTACCCAAGATTTAATGTGTAAATTTTCTTCTACTGTTGTGGACCTTGACGATCCTTCTCTTGACTCTTTTATTTGCAACAAAGATGGTGGTGATATAAAGAAAAGTGATATGTCTTCAAAG CTTTCAATTGCTGCAAGTAGTCTAGAGGGAGGAGGAAAGGACATAGTTGTTGAGGCGGTTGATCTTCAAAAATCCGTTGGAACAACGACCAAAGAAGAAGCTGTTGGAAAAACTTATAGTGGAGTTGTTCATAAAGATGAATTTGTGGCCAACAAAAACATCAAg GAAGAGAAAACATTGGCTGGATGTGGAGAAATGGCAAAAGGCATGGTCATTGAGGGTAGTTCTGTTGgaaaaattcaacaaattaaGGGAATGACAAGATCTGATGTTGTCAATCTTGATGAAGATATTCATGAGTCTGGTTCTAGCATGGTAATAGCTCTTAATCAAATTGGTTCAACTGACATTAAAGCAAtcaagggaaaaaaaataagcaaGAGAATTTCTCCTGAAAAGCAAGATGAAGATGACAATGCACCTATCAAGCTTTTGAAAAGAGCAATCAAAATTGAAAAGATTACTTAG
- the LOC123896295 gene encoding uncharacterized protein LOC123896295: protein MVYSPDLQVECSERIQSWQIVVSRAIWSGKKVLHIPRHIVKNCLREDQQEITLVNQDKDLIYHCNLLSYNRDYMRRTYIEQEFYDFVQDAELGIGDTLCFTVSVPPDFIEATVIKREV, encoded by the exons ATGGTTTACAGTCCAGATCTGCAAGTTGAATGTAGTGAAAGGATACAGAGCTGGCAGATAGTAGTTTCAAGAGCTATTTGGAGTGGCAAAAAAGTATTG CATATCCCAAGACATATTGTAAAGAATTGTTTGCGTGAAGATCAACAAGAAATTACTTTGGTCAATCAAGATAAAGATCTGATTTATCATTGTAATTTATTGTCATATAATCGCGATTATATGAGGCGGACTTACATCGAACAAGAATTCTATGATTTTGTACAAGACGCAGAGCTCGGTATTGGAGACACACTTTGTTTCACTGTCTCAGTTCCACCTGACTTCATTGAGGCTACGGTCATCAAGCGCGAAGTTTAA